The proteins below come from a single Tenuifilum thalassicum genomic window:
- a CDS encoding response regulator, protein MKRKVLYVDDERINLELFRINFRNDFEVILADSAEKGLEILKNEEIDVIVSDLKMPKMNGIEFIEKIKKETPNKVCILLTAFMESEAMLKAINEELVFRYIMKPWKKDDMLKVLDMAFSKVG, encoded by the coding sequence ATGAAAAGAAAGGTGCTATACGTTGATGATGAGAGGATAAACCTAGAACTCTTTAGGATTAACTTTCGTAACGACTTTGAGGTAATCTTGGCAGATTCTGCTGAAAAAGGGTTAGAGATACTTAAAAATGAAGAGATTGATGTGATAGTATCTGACTTGAAGATGCCTAAAATGAATGGTATTGAATTTATTGAAAAGATAAAAAAAGAAACCCCAAATAAAGTTTGCATCCTATTAACAGCATTCATGGAGTCGGAGGCTATGCTTAAAGCTATTAACGAAGAGCTCGTTTTTAGGTATATAATGAAACCATGGAAAAAGGATGACATGCTTAAGGTCCTTGATATGGCATTTAGCAAAGTTGGATGA
- a CDS encoding fibrobacter succinogenes major paralogous domain-containing protein has protein sequence MKSIKLFVALLLISVMGMGQVPQKIAYQAVLRNADGTVIADENVDLKINFRVASLNGNVVYAETHNVDVNKQGIVSIILGDGNPVSGSFVDIPWDSEVFIEILVKTQNQNDFISLGTSQLVSVPYALMAKNGVSTIGQPGQTTYSNGDTWIASSRISVSDSSVNIAPGANHDPEKPIFTVTNSQGQVVMAVYESGVRFYVEEEGAKGAKGGFAVGGLSTTKASPDYYFSVNPSNTSIYFNNSVKGAKGGFAVGGLSTTKSDTAIYLTVKPEETNVFFENSNIKGAKGGFAVGGLSTGKSLLPGYYFQVLPDSTYVANTMVSYGNMMVAGDVLTSVGVADAPLTDVDGNTYKTVKIGQQVWMAENLRTSSYFDGTPIDPATYYKLTKPDSTIVFGHMYLVSAISAKNVCPTGWHVPTIEDWSALFTFVGGPEYVTNSAVLFKKLSEPYKDVLNGIYNWDPVSDPVTYATNETGFSARGAGVIIRSAATSSWYGQEVGMNAYFWVNPSGQTSYVVFSSSLGSVQVQNVSSGDPAYPVRCVKDN, from the coding sequence ATGAAATCAATAAAATTATTCGTGGCACTACTGTTGATTAGTGTAATGGGAATGGGACAAGTTCCTCAAAAAATTGCCTATCAGGCTGTTTTGAGAAATGCAGATGGTACTGTAATAGCAGATGAGAATGTTGATCTAAAGATCAATTTCAGAGTTGCATCGCTGAATGGAAATGTTGTCTATGCTGAGACTCATAATGTAGATGTTAACAAACAGGGTATAGTATCCATTATTTTAGGCGATGGTAACCCTGTAAGTGGAAGTTTTGTTGATATTCCTTGGGATAGCGAGGTGTTTATAGAAATCCTTGTTAAAACGCAGAACCAAAATGATTTCATTTCGTTAGGAACATCGCAATTGGTTTCAGTTCCTTATGCTCTTATGGCAAAAAATGGAGTTTCAACAATTGGTCAACCTGGGCAAACAACATATTCTAATGGGGATACATGGATTGCTTCGTCAAGAATTTCAGTTAGCGATAGCTCAGTTAACATAGCTCCAGGTGCTAACCATGATCCTGAAAAACCAATCTTTACTGTAACTAATTCCCAAGGGCAAGTGGTTATGGCAGTTTATGAGTCGGGTGTGCGTTTCTATGTTGAAGAAGAAGGTGCAAAAGGTGCAAAAGGAGGCTTTGCTGTTGGGGGGTTATCTACTACAAAAGCTTCGCCTGATTACTACTTTTCTGTTAATCCATCAAATACGAGTATATATTTCAATAATTCTGTTAAAGGGGCAAAAGGAGGCTTTGCTGTAGGAGGCCTATCAACAACAAAGTCGGATACTGCCATTTATCTAACTGTAAAACCAGAAGAGACAAATGTGTTCTTCGAAAATTCAAATATAAAAGGTGCAAAGGGTGGTTTTGCTGTTGGAGGTTTATCGACGGGTAAGAGCCTATTACCAGGATACTATTTTCAAGTTTTACCAGATTCAACTTACGTGGCAAATACAATGGTATCGTATGGCAACATGATGGTTGCTGGCGATGTGTTAACAAGCGTGGGGGTGGCCGATGCTCCTCTTACAGATGTTGATGGAAATACCTATAAAACAGTAAAAATTGGTCAACAGGTATGGATGGCTGAGAATTTACGCACTTCAAGCTATTTTGATGGGACACCAATTGATCCTGCAACTTACTATAAACTAACAAAGCCAGATTCTACTATTGTATTTGGACACATGTATTTAGTTTCAGCTATTTCAGCAAAAAATGTTTGCCCAACTGGGTGGCATGTTCCAACGATTGAAGACTGGTCCGCTTTGTTCACCTTTGTTGGTGGGCCTGAGTATGTTACTAACTCAGCGGTTTTGTTTAAGAAATTGTCGGAACCTTATAAAGATGTTCTAAATGGTATATATAATTGGGACCCTGTATCCGATCCTGTAACCTATGCTACAAATGAAACAGGTTTCTCTGCTCGTGGTGCTGGTGTTATTATACGCTCAGCGGCTACTAGTAGCTGGTATGGGCAAGAGGTAGGAATGAACGCTTATTTTTGGGTAAATCCTTCTGGACAAACTAGCTATGTTGTTTTTAGTTCATCCTTGGGTAGTGTCCAGGTGCAAAATGTAAGCAGCGGAGACCCAGCATATCCTGTAAGGTGTGTTAAAGATAATTAG
- a CDS encoding SpoIIE family protein phosphatase, translating into MAKRLLLILLIISPYLVTSQVFNQYGNPLVSNYTPETYGGNEQVWCITQDDRGVMYFGTNDNGILEYDGKTWNIISVPENKSVRSLCKGEDGVIYVGSLGEFGFLQPSMSGKYEYTSLSNNLNDSIRNNLGYIYKTYSKDGKIYFCSTKYIFIYDGVTVKPVSLGDPAEFANFFTLRANNNFFINSYLKGLRSFDGDSTIQFVLGGENFIQKNVFSLVSLDSNSLLLFTDKGFYTYFQGNVQSVDTPTQLARTMEKESAIPYNAIKLQNGNIALGVVQSDWLGAVELSPDLVPVRLVNQETGMHAGQVSDIFQHADAPLWATLYDGGIAKIELNSAIGRFGSESGLSEIIIDIIKYNNTIYLATFNGVFYIDFDSKGIPKIKPVKGINGNVWALTIFKPTKNKSILLAGSYTDGVFEIRGNKATNISKALIERLGLTKQIQHVCFSLYQSQINPERLYIGMSSGVALMEWENGSWKSTGYINRAKINFEIRSIVEDSMGNLWLATASSGVYSISPDLKNVKLYGKENFSGLQNLQYITLMSRNDSLFAFTANGIYHFNYSIKQFVPGGLIGKKLSNRNGIYKMVVLPNGYAASCYNNENLNWIEIFEKDSSGNWTTKSRDLKRLPNKWADAIYADKDGTLWIGISKELYVFNPNVNRSWDAPFRALVRKVVSKDSILFDGAFYRQDSLRRVLSLQQLPYQVPKLGYHHNAMIFSFAAPFFEKEESILYSHYLEGSDEKGWSPWDKKAEATYTNLREGKYIFHVKARNIYGDESIEATYAFEIMPPWYRTILAFIFYLILFVFLVWGIVKWNTRRLIAEKEHLEQIVKERTAEVVAQKEEIEQQKERIAAQNEEITSSIQYASRIQKALLTPKHQVDKIFPENFILYLPRDIVSGDFYYIIQVGNLKIAAVADCTGHGVPGGFMSMLGISFLTQIIGDNPKLKASEILNELRRMVIAALHQTGEIGGSKDGMDIALYIIDEETQMLQFAGANNPLILIRDNEVIQIKGDKMPIGFHLRGEVPFTNHEIEIKKGDAIYTFSDGYVDQFGGPDGRKFMIKHFKELLLKIHHKPMSEQHQILDETLKNWHGDTPRIDDVVVMGIRIL; encoded by the coding sequence ATGGCTAAACGACTACTTCTCATACTACTTATCATTTCACCATATCTGGTAACATCCCAAGTATTTAATCAGTATGGTAATCCACTAGTTTCAAATTACACGCCCGAAACTTATGGTGGAAATGAGCAGGTTTGGTGTATCACTCAAGATGATAGAGGGGTAATGTATTTTGGAACAAATGATAATGGGATTTTAGAGTATGATGGAAAAACTTGGAATATTATATCAGTACCCGAAAACAAATCGGTGCGATCTCTATGCAAAGGCGAGGATGGTGTAATTTATGTAGGCTCACTTGGTGAGTTTGGCTTTTTACAACCATCAATGTCGGGAAAGTATGAATACACCTCACTTTCAAATAATCTTAACGATTCTATTCGCAATAATTTAGGATATATTTACAAAACTTATTCTAAGGATGGTAAGATCTACTTTTGTTCGACTAAGTATATCTTTATTTACGATGGGGTAACGGTGAAACCTGTTTCGCTTGGCGACCCTGCTGAATTTGCAAACTTCTTTACTCTTAGGGCCAACAACAACTTTTTTATTAATAGTTACCTTAAAGGGCTAAGGAGTTTTGATGGAGATAGCACAATTCAGTTTGTACTTGGCGGTGAAAACTTTATTCAAAAAAATGTTTTTTCATTGGTATCACTTGATAGTAACAGCTTATTGTTATTTACCGATAAAGGTTTTTATACCTACTTTCAAGGAAATGTTCAGTCAGTTGACACCCCCACACAATTGGCTCGTACAATGGAAAAGGAGTCAGCAATTCCTTATAATGCTATTAAACTACAGAACGGAAATATTGCTCTTGGCGTAGTTCAATCGGACTGGCTCGGCGCTGTAGAGTTGTCACCAGACTTAGTTCCAGTTAGACTTGTAAATCAAGAGACCGGGATGCATGCTGGGCAAGTTTCTGACATTTTTCAGCATGCCGACGCTCCCCTTTGGGCTACCCTTTACGATGGTGGAATTGCTAAAATAGAACTAAATTCCGCTATAGGCAGATTTGGCTCCGAAAGCGGTTTGTCAGAAATAATTATCGACATTATTAAGTATAATAATACAATATACCTAGCCACCTTTAATGGTGTGTTTTACATAGATTTTGACAGCAAGGGAATACCAAAAATAAAACCGGTTAAAGGGATAAATGGCAATGTTTGGGCATTAACTATTTTTAAACCAACAAAAAACAAATCTATTTTACTGGCTGGCAGCTATACTGATGGAGTATTTGAAATAAGAGGTAATAAAGCAACAAACATTAGTAAAGCTTTAATTGAACGACTTGGCTTAACCAAACAAATTCAACATGTCTGTTTTTCACTATACCAATCACAAATTAATCCTGAAAGGTTATACATTGGGATGAGTTCAGGCGTTGCCCTGATGGAATGGGAAAATGGTTCTTGGAAAAGCACAGGATATATTAACCGTGCTAAAATTAATTTTGAAATAAGATCTATTGTTGAGGATAGCATGGGCAATCTCTGGTTGGCAACTGCATCTTCTGGAGTTTACTCCATCTCTCCCGATTTAAAAAACGTCAAACTTTATGGTAAGGAAAACTTCTCTGGCTTACAGAATCTGCAGTATATTACCCTAATGAGCAGAAACGACTCCCTTTTTGCGTTTACTGCTAATGGCATTTATCATTTTAACTACTCAATAAAACAATTTGTACCAGGAGGTTTGATTGGGAAAAAACTTTCTAACAGGAACGGGATTTACAAAATGGTGGTACTACCCAATGGGTATGCGGCCTCCTGTTATAATAATGAGAACCTTAATTGGATTGAAATATTTGAAAAAGACTCTTCGGGAAATTGGACAACAAAGAGTAGAGACTTAAAACGTCTTCCCAACAAATGGGCAGATGCAATTTATGCCGACAAAGATGGAACTTTATGGATTGGCATATCGAAGGAGTTATATGTTTTTAACCCTAATGTTAACCGCAGTTGGGATGCTCCATTTAGAGCATTAGTTCGGAAAGTGGTGTCTAAAGATTCTATCTTGTTTGATGGTGCATTTTATCGCCAAGACTCTTTGCGTCGAGTTTTATCGTTACAACAACTTCCCTATCAGGTACCCAAACTTGGATACCATCACAATGCCATGATTTTCAGCTTTGCTGCCCCATTCTTTGAGAAGGAAGAGAGCATTCTATACAGCCATTATCTTGAGGGTTCCGATGAGAAGGGATGGAGCCCTTGGGATAAAAAAGCAGAAGCCACATATACAAACCTGCGTGAGGGAAAATATATTTTCCACGTAAAGGCACGAAATATTTATGGCGATGAAAGTATAGAAGCAACCTATGCTTTTGAAATAATGCCGCCATGGTATAGAACAATTCTTGCTTTTATATTCTATTTAATCCTATTTGTATTTTTAGTTTGGGGAATTGTTAAATGGAATACGAGAAGGCTTATCGCAGAAAAAGAGCATCTCGAGCAAATAGTTAAAGAGCGTACTGCCGAGGTAGTTGCACAAAAAGAAGAAATTGAACAGCAAAAGGAGAGGATAGCTGCTCAAAACGAGGAAATTACAAGTAGCATTCAATATGCTAGCCGTATTCAGAAAGCATTGCTAACACCTAAACATCAGGTGGACAAAATTTTCCCTGAGAACTTTATCCTTTACCTCCCTCGCGATATTGTAAGTGGCGATTTTTACTACATAATACAAGTTGGCAACCTAAAGATTGCTGCTGTTGCCGATTGCACAGGGCATGGAGTACCTGGAGGATTTATGAGCATGTTGGGCATCTCTTTCCTAACCCAAATCATTGGCGATAATCCTAAACTTAAAGCAAGCGAAATCCTAAACGAGCTTCGCAGAATGGTTATTGCTGCTCTTCATCAGACAGGAGAAATTGGTGGGAGTAAAGATGGAATGGATATCGCATTGTATATTATCGATGAAGAAACTCAAATGTTACAGTTTGCTGGTGCAAACAATCCATTAATTCTAATTAGGGATAATGAGGTTATTCAAATAAAGGGAGATAAAATGCCAATTGGCTTCCATCTGCGCGGCGAAGTCCCCTTCACTAACCATGAAATAGAAATTAAAAAAGGTGATGCTATTTACACCTTCTCCGATGGATATGTCGATCAATTCGGAGGTCCTGATGGCCGCAAGTTTATGATTAAGCATTTTAAGGAGTTACTTCTTAAAATACATCACAAACCCATGAGCGAACAGCACCAAATTTTAGACGAAACTCTTAAAAATTGGCATGGCGACACCCCACGCATTGACGATGTTGTTGTAATGGGTATTAGAATTCTATAG
- a CDS encoding glutamine--tRNA ligase/YqeY domain fusion protein, translating to MTENELTIGDSGERPKNFLEEIIEADIKAGKHGGKVLTRFPPEPNGYLHIGHAKSICLNFGLAQKYGGKTNLRFDDTNPVKEDVEYVNSIKEDIRWLGFEWANEFYASDYFEQLYEWAEELIKKGLAYVDDQTQEEIRKNRGTVTQPGKESPWRNRSVEENLDLFRRMRAGEFNDGEKVLRAKIDMAHPNMLMRDPIMYRIIHAEHHRTGNKWCIYPMYDYAHGQSDSIEKITHSICTLEFDVHRPLYDWFIEKLGIFPSKQYEFARLNLSYTVMSKRKLLELVQQKIVMGWDDPRMPTISGLRRRGYTPESIRYFADKVGVAKRDNVIDLSLLEFCVREDLNKRAERRMAVLNPLKVVITNYPEGQVEELEAVNNPEDESAGKRKVPFSREIYIERDDFMENPPKKFFRLAPGKEVRLRYAYFIKCDEVIKDENGEIVELRCSYDPASRGGQSPDGRKVKGTLHWVSATHAVKAEIRLFDRLFSSPDPNNVPEGQDWKVNINPDSLKVIEGYVEPALKDVKHLDKFQFERLGYFCVDYDSTPDHLVFNRTVTLKDTWAKIAGK from the coding sequence ATGACCGAAAACGAATTGACTATTGGCGACAGTGGCGAAAGGCCAAAAAATTTTTTAGAAGAGATTATTGAAGCAGATATTAAGGCAGGTAAACATGGTGGGAAGGTATTAACCCGATTCCCTCCAGAACCAAATGGCTACTTGCATATAGGTCATGCTAAGTCTATTTGCTTGAACTTTGGCTTAGCCCAAAAGTATGGTGGTAAAACCAATTTGAGATTCGATGATACAAATCCTGTAAAGGAAGATGTAGAATATGTTAACTCTATTAAAGAAGATATTCGCTGGTTGGGATTTGAATGGGCAAATGAATTTTATGCTTCCGATTACTTTGAGCAACTTTATGAGTGGGCCGAAGAACTTATCAAGAAAGGCTTAGCCTATGTTGACGACCAAACTCAAGAGGAAATTCGAAAAAACAGGGGGACTGTTACCCAACCAGGCAAAGAAAGTCCCTGGAGAAACCGCTCCGTGGAGGAGAATCTTGATCTTTTCCGCCGTATGCGTGCAGGCGAGTTTAATGACGGAGAGAAGGTGTTACGTGCAAAAATTGATATGGCGCACCCAAACATGCTGATGCGCGACCCAATAATGTATCGTATAATACATGCCGAGCATCATCGGACAGGTAATAAATGGTGCATATACCCCATGTACGATTATGCTCATGGCCAGTCCGACTCCATTGAAAAGATTACCCATTCAATATGTACGCTAGAGTTTGATGTGCATCGCCCACTGTACGATTGGTTTATTGAAAAACTTGGCATTTTCCCATCAAAACAATATGAGTTTGCAAGGCTAAACCTTTCTTATACGGTTATGAGCAAGCGTAAGCTGCTTGAACTGGTTCAGCAAAAAATCGTAATGGGATGGGATGACCCTCGCATGCCAACGATTTCTGGTTTACGTAGAAGGGGGTATACTCCAGAATCTATACGATACTTTGCAGATAAGGTGGGAGTAGCAAAACGCGATAACGTTATAGACTTGTCGCTACTTGAGTTTTGTGTACGCGAGGATTTGAATAAACGTGCCGAGCGGCGTATGGCTGTGCTAAACCCCTTAAAGGTAGTTATTACTAATTACCCTGAGGGACAAGTTGAAGAGCTTGAGGCAGTTAATAATCCAGAAGATGAGTCGGCTGGTAAAAGAAAGGTGCCATTCAGTCGCGAAATATATATTGAGCGTGACGATTTTATGGAAAACCCACCCAAAAAGTTCTTCCGCTTAGCACCTGGTAAAGAGGTACGGCTTAGGTATGCATACTTTATCAAATGCGATGAAGTTATCAAAGATGAGAATGGAGAAATTGTTGAACTTCGTTGTTCATACGACCCTGCTTCGCGAGGTGGCCAGTCTCCCGATGGTAGAAAGGTTAAGGGGACTTTGCATTGGGTTTCGGCAACACATGCTGTGAAAGCAGAGATTCGCTTGTTTGATAGACTTTTCTCATCCCCCGACCCCAATAACGTCCCTGAGGGTCAGGATTGGAAGGTTAACATTAACCCCGATTCACTAAAAGTGATTGAAGGCTATGTGGAACCTGCACTTAAAGATGTTAAGCATTTAGACAAATTCCAGTTTGAAAGGCTTGGCTATTTTTGTGTCGACTATGATTCTACTCCAGATCATCTAGTTTTTAACCGTACTGTTACACTTAAAGATACTTGGGCGAAAATTGCAGGCAAGTAG